From Methanophagales archaeon, a single genomic window includes:
- the proC gene encoding pyrroline-5-carboxylate reductase has translation MKSVNVKVEGKKIGIIGIGNIGTSILRGLLATVDDARFLINDLRRESLDAFAGEPRVEICESNEELAKKAEIVILAVKPKDVRMVLEPIAPLMADKLLISVAAGVSTAELERYLGEGKRVIRVMPNIGARVGESVSALCRGRNAVAEDEKLADEIFSAIGSVYHINESDMDAITGLSGSGIAFFAEVIDAMADAGVYEGLPRDSALTIAARTAIGAARMILAGDDPAAIKAMTASPGGTTIRGLYAMESRAVRAAMMDAVIEATRRSREINR, from the coding sequence ATGAAGAGTGTAAATGTAAAGGTAGAAGGTAAGAAGATAGGAATTATAGGCATTGGTAACATAGGGACTTCTATTCTCCGCGGATTACTGGCAACAGTGGATGATGCCCGATTTTTGATAAACGATTTGAGGAGAGAGAGTCTCGATGCATTTGCAGGTGAGCCGAGAGTGGAGATATGTGAGAGTAATGAAGAGCTGGCGAAGAAAGCGGAGATAGTAATCCTGGCAGTTAAACCCAAGGATGTGCGCATGGTTTTAGAACCGATAGCGCCACTTATGGCAGATAAGCTATTGATATCCGTGGCTGCCGGTGTGTCCACAGCCGAGTTAGAGCGATATCTCGGTGAAGGGAAGCGGGTGATTCGTGTCATGCCAAATATAGGGGCGAGAGTGGGTGAATCAGTATCAGCGCTGTGTAGGGGTAGGAATGCAGTAGCAGAGGATGAGAAGCTCGCTGATGAGATTTTCAGTGCTATTGGCTCGGTTTATCATATTAATGAGAGCGATATGGATGCTATAACAGGACTCAGTGGCAGTGGAATCGCATTCTTCGCCGAGGTGATAGATGCCATGGCGGATGCAGGCGTATATGAGGGGTTACCAAGAGACTCAGCACTTACTATCGCCGCCAGGACCGCGATTGGTGCAGCTCGAATGATCCTCGCAGGTGATGACCCCGCTGCTATAAAAGCGATGACTGCGTCACCAGGCGGTACAACGATAAGGGGGCTGTATGCAATGGAGTCGCGAGCTGTGAGAGCGGCGATGATGGATGCAGTGATAGAAGCCACGAGACGAAGTAGAGAGATAAATAGATAA
- a CDS encoding transcriptional regulator has translation MKNDLIPRVIEILKEAGFIVSSRCKAKSFDLAARREDLILLAKVLYNIDGLNEEIARSIKRVAFSLLASPVVVGERKGSFFLEDDVVYHRHGIPAININTLYDYFIAGVRPYVYSATGGLYVNINGELMRVAREKKDLSLGDIASRLGVSRRSVSKYEGGGVSTTINIALKLEEILDTVLIEPLDFLAQEPEEPLPPEVTEAGIDDATSDLERCILGMMEEIGFEIFTTTHAPFNAVSLSQSSNESIRILTGISKYTQQVIKRARILSSLSKVTNTHSVFVVNGNVKRVQIDHTVLMEKEELRKIRDPEEFTCVIKEKMKDG, from the coding sequence ATGAAGAACGATTTGATACCACGAGTAATCGAGATACTGAAGGAAGCGGGTTTCATTGTCTCCAGCAGATGTAAAGCAAAGAGCTTCGATCTGGCAGCACGAAGGGAAGATTTGATCCTGCTGGCAAAGGTATTGTACAACATAGATGGTCTGAATGAGGAGATAGCGAGGAGTATAAAGCGTGTGGCATTCTCCTTACTTGCTTCACCTGTTGTTGTAGGAGAGAGAAAAGGCAGTTTCTTCCTGGAAGATGATGTCGTCTACCACCGGCATGGTATACCTGCAATAAACATCAATACGCTCTATGATTATTTCATCGCAGGGGTACGCCCTTATGTCTATTCAGCAACCGGGGGCTTATACGTGAATATAAATGGTGAATTAATGCGGGTGGCGAGGGAGAAGAAGGATCTCTCACTCGGCGACATAGCGTCCCGTTTAGGCGTTTCCAGACGAAGTGTGAGTAAATATGAGGGGGGTGGTGTGAGCACCACGATAAATATAGCACTGAAACTCGAGGAGATTCTGGATACTGTATTGATAGAGCCACTGGACTTCTTAGCCCAGGAGCCGGAAGAACCTTTACCACCTGAGGTAACAGAAGCAGGTATAGATGATGCTACTTCGGACTTAGAGCGATGCATATTGGGTATGATGGAAGAGATAGGCTTTGAGATATTCACAACCACGCACGCACCTTTCAATGCCGTTTCACTCTCACAATCGAGTAACGAGAGCATACGCATTCTTACGGGGATAAGTAAATATACTCAACAAGTGATAAAAAGAGCAAGAATCCTCAGCAGTCTCTCGAAAGTGACGAACACGCACTCGGTATTCGTGGTTAATGGTAATGTCAAGCGTGTGCAGATAGACCATACGGTGTTGATGGAGAAGGAAGAGTTGAGGAAGATAAGGGACCCGGAAGAGTTCACATGTGTGATAAAGGAGAAGATGAAAGATGGCTGA
- the purE gene encoding 5-(carboxyamino)imidazole ribonucleotide mutase, whose amino-acid sequence MAEVVVAIIMGSNSDMAIAEKAAKVLAEHKVRYEMHVISAHRDPEVLERYLKEIEDSVAVIIAIAGLSAALPGIIAAKTDKPVIGVPVSGKLLGMDALLSMVQMPSGVPVAVVGIDNGENAALFALRMLKSMRDYKPST is encoded by the coding sequence ATGGCTGAGGTTGTGGTTGCTATCATAATGGGTTCAAATAGCGATATGGCGATAGCAGAAAAGGCGGCAAAGGTACTGGCAGAGCATAAAGTGCGTTATGAGATGCATGTGATATCAGCCCATCGCGACCCAGAAGTGCTGGAACGGTATCTGAAAGAGATTGAAGATTCAGTAGCGGTAATAATAGCGATTGCAGGTCTGTCCGCGGCATTACCGGGAATAATAGCGGCAAAGACAGATAAACCTGTCATCGGGGTACCGGTGAGTGGCAAGCTGTTGGGTATGGATGCACTGCTTTCGATGGTACAGATGCCTTCGGGTGTGCCTGTGGCTGTCGTAGGTATTGATAATGGAGAGAACGCGGCTCTTTTTGCTCTTCGTATGCTGAAAAGCATGCGTGATTATAAACCCTCAACTTAA
- the ilvN gene encoding acetolactate synthase small subunit, translated as MQTRVISLLVEDNPGVLTRMSGMFTMRGINISSLTVSPCEKPGLSRMTVTIEGSESELENVRKQLSNLIEVIKVVDLKENESIIRDLCLIKVHTKNVEARTEVMQLAESYGAKIADASLDSMILELADEPERIERFIELMKHFGIKQLFRTGITAIGRD; from the coding sequence ATGCAAACGCGTGTGATATCTCTGTTAGTGGAGGATAACCCGGGAGTGTTGACCCGGATGTCAGGTATGTTCACAATGCGAGGTATAAATATCTCATCACTTACGGTATCGCCGTGTGAGAAGCCGGGGTTATCAAGGATGACAGTGACGATAGAAGGCTCTGAGAGCGAGTTGGAGAATGTGAGGAAACAGTTAAGTAACCTGATAGAGGTGATAAAAGTGGTGGATTTGAAGGAGAACGAGTCGATTATCCGCGATCTGTGCCTTATAAAGGTGCATACAAAGAATGTGGAAGCGCGAACTGAAGTGATGCAGCTGGCGGAATCTTATGGTGCAAAAATAGCTGATGCATCGCTTGATTCGATGATACTGGAACTTGCAGATGAGCCTGAGAGAATAGAACGATTTATAGAATTGATGAAGCACTTTGGAATAAAACAACTGTTCAGAACTGGTATTACAGCAATTGGACGAGATTAA
- the ilvB gene encoding biosynthetic-type acetolactate synthase large subunit, which produces MTGKKLSGAEIVVEELKKEGVEVAFGIPGGALLDLYEVLYQTEEIRHILMRHEQCAAHAADGYARVSGRTGVCIATSGPGATNLVTGLATANADSSSIVALTGQVPTSAIGSNAFQEASTFTITMPITKHNFLVTQTEDLPWVIHNAFYIANTGRKGVVLIDLPRDVQANRVEVELHPEDTFPGYKPNINPNKVQTKKAAEVLANAERPLILAGGGVISAGATEELLALTELLGAGVVTTLMGKGAIPESHPLCLGMAGMHGRIYANRALNECDALLALGTRFSDRLTGWQLDQFAPDATLIQVDVDATEINKNMPVDIPIVGDVKLALSDILKWLKKESIHEGSVWLQRIKEMHSACEECIKDIWRPGSSVSDILIKELNNILDGDAIVTTEVGQCQMFAAHYYMTKKPRTFISSGGLGTMGFGFPAAIGAKVAAPDKRVVDIAGDGSFLMTCHDLATCVENDIPVVVCIFDNRYLGMVRQWQELFFDKRYSHTNLGITPDFIRLGEAFGCYAERVEKPEDLKATLENAFESGKPAVIDMIVGKEDKVLPMIPPGGGITGMIGTERCKRV; this is translated from the coding sequence ATGACGGGGAAGAAGTTGAGCGGTGCGGAGATAGTGGTGGAGGAACTGAAGAAGGAAGGAGTAGAGGTAGCATTTGGTATACCAGGAGGTGCACTGCTGGATTTGTATGAGGTGCTCTACCAGACAGAGGAGATAAGACATATACTGATGAGACATGAGCAGTGTGCAGCGCATGCAGCTGATGGCTATGCGCGTGTATCTGGACGAACCGGCGTTTGCATCGCCACTTCTGGTCCTGGTGCCACAAACCTCGTTACTGGACTGGCAACCGCGAACGCGGACTCTTCATCAATCGTTGCATTGACCGGGCAGGTGCCCACCTCTGCAATAGGATCCAATGCATTTCAGGAGGCGAGTACCTTCACAATCACCATGCCCATCACAAAGCATAACTTCCTGGTGACGCAAACAGAGGATTTACCCTGGGTCATTCATAATGCCTTTTATATCGCCAATACCGGAAGGAAAGGAGTTGTCCTGATTGACCTGCCGAGGGATGTCCAGGCGAATAGAGTGGAAGTAGAATTGCATCCCGAGGATACGTTCCCAGGTTATAAGCCAAATATAAACCCGAATAAAGTGCAGACGAAGAAAGCAGCGGAAGTACTTGCAAATGCAGAACGCCCTCTCATTCTCGCAGGTGGCGGTGTTATAAGTGCCGGTGCAACGGAAGAATTACTGGCTTTAACGGAATTGCTCGGTGCTGGCGTTGTCACCACACTGATGGGCAAAGGTGCAATCCCGGAAAGCCATCCTTTATGTCTGGGTATGGCTGGTATGCACGGGCGTATCTATGCGAACAGAGCGCTGAACGAATGCGATGCCCTGCTCGCCCTTGGTACACGATTCAGCGATAGATTGACAGGCTGGCAACTGGACCAGTTTGCTCCCGATGCGACATTGATACAGGTAGATGTGGATGCTACTGAGATAAATAAGAACATGCCGGTGGATATTCCGATTGTGGGGGATGTGAAGCTTGCGCTTTCTGATATATTGAAATGGCTTAAGAAAGAGAGCATCCACGAGGGAAGCGTATGGTTACAGCGGATAAAAGAGATGCATTCAGCTTGTGAAGAGTGCATAAAGGATATATGGAGACCGGGGTCATCAGTATCAGATATTTTAATAAAAGAACTCAATAATATCCTGGATGGCGATGCAATAGTCACGACCGAAGTAGGACAGTGTCAGATGTTCGCAGCGCATTATTACATGACAAAGAAGCCCCGCACTTTTATATCCTCCGGTGGATTGGGTACGATGGGATTCGGGTTCCCGGCGGCAATAGGTGCTAAGGTCGCGGCGCCGGATAAGAGGGTGGTAGATATTGCAGGTGACGGTAGTTTCCTGATGACCTGCCATGACCTGGCAACCTGCGTGGAGAATGATATCCCGGTAGTGGTCTGCATCTTCGATAACCGCTATCTGGGTATGGTAAGGCAGTGGCAGGAGCTGTTCTTCGATAAAAGATATTCCCATACGAATTTGGGTATAACGCCTGATTTCATCAGGCTTGGTGAGGCTTTTGGATGCTATGCAGAACGAGTGGAGAAGCCTGAGGATTTGAAAGCGACATTGGAGAATGCATTCGAGTCCGGCAAGCCCGCGGTGATTGATATGATAGTGGGGAAGGAGGATAAAGTACTGCCCATGATCCCACCTGGTGGTGGTATAACGGGTATGATAGGAACTGAGAGATGCAAACGCGTGTGA